The following coding sequences are from one Ornithodoros turicata isolate Travis chromosome 1, ASM3712646v1, whole genome shotgun sequence window:
- the LOC135379773 gene encoding uncharacterized protein LOC135379773 yields MHSDIKHWVRNCVQCQRTKTHRHTHLAPSRFLPPDCRFDYLHIDLVGPLPHSQGYNYILTSIDRYARWPKAVPIPDSTASTVVTALVSTWISRFGAPSIITTGRGRQFESALFAALTNCIGKKRIRTTAYHPASNGLVERLHRQLKVALRAAPQTPWPEVLPIALLGIRTTFKPDLRCTVAELCLRHNSPPSRRTLITTSGRSTSQQGRLRLLPPSHHGRTSTELCSPLHLLQGIPAPPSGQAPYSGPFPVTHRTPHHFTVIIKGRPDTVSLERLKPAYLDSDIPPAPPSIHCANAKHNSLMSEPLPPVPPDSHLFLPPGHVKRPRVSWSPNLATNHSLFPAPR; encoded by the coding sequence ATGCATTCTGACATCAAGCATTGGGTTCGGAATTGTGTGCAATGTCAACGTACCAAAACCCACCGGCACACTCACTTAGCCCCGTCACGATTTCTGCCGCCTGATTGTCGTTTCGACTACCTGCACATCGACCTCGTTGGCCCTTTGCCCCACAGTCAAGGCTATAACTACATTCTCACGTCCATTGACCGCTACGCCCGTTGGCCCAAAGCAGTCCCAATCCCTGACTCAACCGCATCGACTGTTGTCACGGCCCTTGTGAGCACCTGGATATCCCGATTCGGCGCCCCGTCCATCATCACTACAGGCAGGGGTCGGCAATTCGAGTCCGCACTTTTTGCTGCCCTCACTAACTGTATAGGAAAAAAACGTATCAGGACAACCGCATACCATCCGGCGTCCAACGGCCTTGTGGAGCGGTTACACCGCCAGCTCAAAGTGGCGCTAAGAGCAGCACCACAAACACCATGGCCTGAAGTCCTCCCCATCGCACTCCTGGGCATCCGCACCACTTTCAAGCCGGACCTCAGGTGCACTGTGGCCGAACTTTGTTTACGGCACAACTCTCCGCCTTCCAGGCGAACTCTTATCACCACCAGCGGACGATCCACCAGCCAGCAAGGTCGACTACGTCTCCTACCTCCGTCTCATCATGGACGCACTTCGACCGAGCTCTGCTCGCCACTCCACCTTCTCCAAGGCATACCAGCACCGCCATCTGGACAGGCGCCCTACTCCGGACCTTTCCCAGTTACCCACCGGACCCCACACCACTTCACCGTGATTATCAAGGGACGTCCAGACACCGTCTCCCTCGAGCGATTGAAGCCCGCCTACCTGGACTCCGACATTCCTCCTGCGCCACCGTCCATCCACTGTGCCAATGCAAAGCACAACTCGCTCATGTCTGAGCCTCTTCCACCCGTCCCTCCTGATTCGCATCTTTTCCTACCACCTGGACACGTCAAACGCCCCCGCGTTTCTTGGTCTCCCAACCTGGCAACCAACCACTCACTGTTTCCAGCACCTCGCTAG